Proteins found in one Coleofasciculaceae cyanobacterium genomic segment:
- a CDS encoding DUF1822 family protein has protein sequence MSTANSTIFNPTHLVLELDQTTIDRAWSDQNSSNASSRWQGYLNQVALNTFLPWLKTEEDATAKAELDRTTQAAIWEVVNGTAIAIQDAKLVLIPTEAADLSELRVAQEWIDLREWTADYYLAVEVNLDAGYLRVWGYATHQQLKNGNFSHGDRTYSLSEDELITDINALWVARELCPDEITQAVVEPIAELATAQAENLIERLGSQSQLLPRLAVPFTIWAALIQNPTWCRRLAATRRGTPTKTPVLQWLQQGMANLTAEFGWRQIEITPSVIGARGVTTVPEAIAVPAFGLAKRLNIANQPYELKILPLEEVRSWRFELCCLTPGCMIPAGFKLRLLTEDLQAFEGNQDMATEAVEHLCIEVDLEPGEALVWQIEPTPENYQQEILQF, from the coding sequence TTTAACCCTACCCATTTAGTTCTTGAATTAGACCAAACTACTATCGATCGAGCTTGGTCAGACCAAAACTCAAGCAATGCTTCCAGCCGTTGGCAAGGCTACCTTAACCAAGTGGCGTTAAATACTTTTTTACCTTGGTTAAAAACAGAAGAAGATGCAACCGCTAAAGCCGAATTAGATCGAACTACTCAGGCTGCTATTTGGGAAGTAGTGAACGGTACGGCAATCGCAATTCAAGATGCCAAACTAGTTTTAATTCCTACCGAAGCAGCAGACTTGAGTGAATTACGAGTTGCTCAGGAATGGATCGATCTTCGAGAATGGACGGCAGATTACTACTTGGCTGTAGAGGTAAACCTTGACGCTGGTTATCTTCGTGTTTGGGGTTATGCGACTCATCAACAGTTAAAAAACGGTAATTTTAGTCACGGCGATCGCACCTATAGCTTAAGCGAGGATGAATTAATCACTGATATCAATGCGTTGTGGGTTGCTAGAGAACTATGTCCTGATGAAATAACTCAAGCTGTTGTCGAACCAATTGCCGAACTCGCTACTGCTCAAGCAGAAAACTTGATTGAGCGTCTTGGTAGCCAATCTCAACTGTTGCCTAGATTAGCCGTTCCGTTTACTATTTGGGCGGCCTTAATTCAGAATCCAACCTGGTGTCGTCGTTTAGCTGCTACTCGTCGAGGCACACCGACAAAGACTCCTGTATTACAGTGGCTACAGCAGGGTATGGCTAACTTAACGGCAGAATTTGGCTGGAGACAAATTGAAATAACTCCTAGTGTTATCGGTGCAAGGGGCGTAACTACTGTTCCTGAAGCTATTGCTGTACCTGCTTTTGGTTTGGCTAAAAGGCTAAATATCGCTAATCAACCCTATGAATTAAAAATTTTGCCCTTAGAGGAGGTGAGATCGTGGCGGTTTGAATTATGTTGCCTTACTCCTGGCTGTATGATTCCTGCGGGTTTCAAATTAAGACTGCTTACAGAAGATTTACAGGCTTTTGAAGGTAATCAAGATATGGCAACTGAAGCAGTAGAACATCTTTGCATCGAAGTCGATCTAGAGCCAGGAGAAGCTTTAGTCTGGCAAATTGAACCAACCCCAGAGAACTATCAACAGGAAATTTTACAGTTTTAA
- a CDS encoding DNA adenine methylase — MTKPFVKWVGGKTQLLPELTSRIPDRVSRYFEPFVGGGALFFHYSPEQSTLIDINEELTNTYKVIKYQIEELIADLHQHIYEKDYYYQIRNVDRQLDEYKSWSDVQRASRLIYLNKTCFNGLYRVNSKGEFNTPIGKYKNPKIVDEVNLRACSQALASTEIITGSFLEVEAKIGEDDFVYFDPPYAPLNATSNFTGYSLQGFDAQMQLSLRDLCDRLDDLGVRFMVSNSNTPLILDLYKDYKIELVYAARAINSQANKRGKIPEVIVSNY, encoded by the coding sequence ATGACAAAGCCTTTTGTTAAATGGGTTGGAGGTAAAACTCAACTACTGCCAGAATTAACATCACGAATTCCCGATCGCGTTTCTAGATATTTTGAACCATTTGTGGGTGGTGGAGCATTATTTTTCCATTACTCACCAGAGCAATCTACTCTAATTGATATTAATGAAGAACTAACTAATACCTATAAAGTAATCAAGTATCAGATTGAAGAACTAATTGCCGATCTTCATCAGCATATTTACGAAAAAGATTATTACTATCAAATCAGAAACGTCGATCGCCAGTTAGATGAATACAAATCATGGTCTGACGTTCAAAGAGCTAGCCGATTAATCTATTTAAATAAAACCTGTTTTAATGGATTGTATCGCGTCAACTCAAAGGGTGAATTTAATACTCCTATAGGAAAGTATAAAAATCCTAAAATTGTTGATGAGGTTAATTTAAGAGCCTGTAGCCAAGCACTTGCATCCACAGAGATTATTACTGGCTCATTTCTGGAAGTTGAGGCAAAAATTGGTGAGGATGATTTTGTCTATTTCGATCCTCCTTATGCACCATTAAACGCTACGTCTAACTTTACAGGCTACAGTCTCCAAGGTTTCGACGCTCAAATGCAGTTGAGCCTACGAGATCTTTGCGATCGCCTTGATGATTTAGGAGTTCGATTTATGGTTTCTAACTCCAATACTCCATTGATTCTCGATCTCTATAAAGATTACAAAATTGAGCTGGTCTATGCAGCCAGAGCAATTAATTCTCAAGCCAATAAGCGAGGCAAAATTCCTGAAGTGATAGTTAGTAATTATTAG